Proteins encoded together in one Panthera uncia isolate 11264 chromosome A2, Puncia_PCG_1.0, whole genome shotgun sequence window:
- the UHRF1 gene encoding E3 ubiquitin-protein ligase UHRF1 isoform X2, translated as MWIQVRTMDGKVAHTVDSLSRLTKVEELRRKIQGLFHVEPGLQRLFYRGKQMEDGHTLFDYDVRLNDTIQLLVRQSLVLPPSSSKEKDSELSDTDSGCCLGQSESDKSSNSGEAASEADGKAGLADEDAWDETELGLYKVNEYVDARDTNMGAWFEAQVVRVTRKVPSQDEPHSSASSGTPEDDIIYHVKYDDYPENGVVQMSPRDVRARARTILQWQEIEVGQVVMLNYNPDNPKERGFWYDAEILRKRETRTARELYANVRLGDDSLNDCRIIFVDEVFKIERPGEGSPVVENPMRRKSGPSCRHCRDDENKACRVCACHLCGGKQDPDKQLMCDECDMAFHTYCLRPPLSSIPKEDEWYCPECRNDASEVVLAGEKLKESKKKAKMASATSSSQRDWGKGMACVGRTKECTIVPSNHYGPIPGIPVGTMWRFRVQVSESGVHRPHVAGIHGRSNDGAYSLVLAGGYEDDVDHGNSFTYTGSGGRDLSGNKRTAEQSCDQKLTNTNRALALNCSAPINDRKGAEAKDWRSGKPVRVVRNVKGRKHSKYAPAEGNRYDGIYKVVRYWPEKGKSGFLVWRYLLRRDDAEPGPWTKEGKDRIKKLGLTMQYPEGYLEARARREKEKENSKREAKEEDEDEDEDEDEEGGFTSPKKGKGKRKCKSGAGGKTGAGSPRGTPKKSKVEPYSLTAQQSSLIKEDENNTKLWSEILKSLKDGPFQKFLSKVEETFQCICCQELVFRPITTVCQHNVCKVRGAAAGRAGSC; from the exons ATGTGGATCCAGGTTCGCACCATGGACGGCAAGGTGGCCCACACCGTGGACTCTCTGTCCAGGCTGACCAAGGTGGAGGAGCTGAGGAGGAAGATCCAGGGGCTGTTCCACGTGGAGCCAGGCCTGCAGAGGCTTTTCTACAGGGGCAAGCAG ATGGAGGACGGCCACACTCTCTTCGACTATGACGTCCGCCTGAACGACACCATCCAGCTCCTGGTCCGCCAAAGCCTGGTGCTCCCCCCCAGCAGCAGCAAGGAGAaggactctgaactgtcagatACCGATTCTGGCTGCTGCCTGGGCCAGAGCGAGTCGGACAAGTCCTCCAACAGCGGCGAGGCAGCCTCAGAGGCAGACGGGAAGGCGGGCTTAGCGGATGAAGACGCGTGGGACGAGACGGAGCTCGGTCTGTACAAG GTCAACGAGTATGTGGATGCTCGGGACACGAACATGGGGGCGTGGTTCGAGGCACAGGTTGTCAGGGTGACCAGGAAGGTACCTTCCCAAGACGAGCCCCACAGCTCTGCCTCCAGTGGGACGCCCGAAGATGACATCATTTACCACGTCAAATATGACGA CTACCCGGAGAATGGAGTGGTCCAGATGAGTCCCCGCGACGTGCGGGCCCGTGCCCGAACCATTCTGCAGTGGCAGGAGATAGAGGTCGGCCAGGTGGTCATGCTCAACTATAACCCCGACAACCCCAAGGAGCGTGGCTTCTGGTACGATGCGGAAATCCTGCGCAAGCGTGAGACGCGGACGGCACGGGAGCTGTATGCCAACGTCAGGCTCGG GGACGATTCTCTCAATGACTGTCGGATCATCTTCGTGGACGAGGTGTTCAAGATCGAGCGCCCGGGCGAGGGGAGCCCCGTGGTGGAAAACCCGATGAGaa GGAAGAGCGGGCCCTCGTGCAGGCACTGCAGAGACGACGAGAACAAGGCCTGCCGCGTGTGCGCCTGCCACCTGTGCGGGGGCAAGCAGGACCCGGACAAGCAGCTCATGTGCGACGAGTGCGACATGGCCTTCCACACCTACTGCCTGCGCCCGCCCCTCAGCAGCATCCCCAAGGAGGACGAGTG GTATTGCCCCGAGTGTCGGAACGACGCCAGCGAGGTGGTGCTGGCCGGGGAGAAGctgaaagagagcaagaagaaGGCGAAGATGGCATCCGCCACGTCCTCCTCCCAGCGGGACTGGGGCAAG GGCATGGCGTGCGTGGGCCGTACCAAGGAGTGCACCATCGTCCCGTCCAACCACTACGGACCCATCCCGGGGATCCCCGTGGGCACCATGTGGAGGTTCAGAGTCCAG GTCAGCGAGTCAGGGGTCCATCGACCTCACGTGGCGGGCATCCACGGCCGGAGCAACGACGGGGCTTACTCCCTGGTCCTGGCCGGCGGATACGAGGACGACGTG GACCACGGGAATTCTTTCACGTACACGGGCAGCGGTGGTCGAGATCTTTCTGGCAATAAGAGGACCGCGGAGCAGTCTTGTGATCAGAAGCTCACGAACACCAACAG ggCGCTGGCCCTGAACTGCAGCGCCCCCATCAACGACCGCAAAGGGGCCGAGGCCAAGGACTGGCGGTCGGGGAAGCCGGTGCGGGTCGTGCGGAACGTCAAGGGTCGGAAGCACAGCAAGTACGCCCCCGCCGAGGGCAACCGGTACGACGGCATCTACAAG GTCGTGAGGTACTGGCCGGAGAAGGGCAAGTCCGGCTTCCTGGTGTGGCGCTACCTGCTCCGGCGGGACGACGCGGAACCCGGTCCCTGGACGAAGGAGGGGAAGGACCGGATCAAGAAGCTGGGGCTGACCATGCAG TACCCGGAAGGCTACCTGGAGGCCCGGgccaggagggagaaggagaaggagaacagCAAGAGGGAGGCcaaggaggaggacgaggacgaggacgaggacgaggacgaggaggGGGGCTTCACCTCCCCCAAGAAGGGCAAGGGCAAGCGGAAGTGCAAGTCCGGAG CAGGGGGCAAGACCGGCGCTGGGTCCCCGCGAGGGACACCTAAGAAAAGCAAGGTGGAGCCCTATAGCCTCACGGCCCAGCAGAGCAGCCTCATCAAGGAGGACGAGAACAACACTAAGCTGTGGAGCGAGATCCTGAAGTCGCTCAAAGACGGGCCg
- the UHRF1 gene encoding E3 ubiquitin-protein ligase UHRF1 isoform X1, producing MWIQVRTMDGKVAHTVDSLSRLTKVEELRRKIQGLFHVEPGLQRLFYRGKQMEDGHTLFDYDVRLNDTIQLLVRQSLVLPPSSSKEKDSELSDTDSGCCLGQSESDKSSNSGEAASEADGKAGLADEDAWDETELGLYKVNEYVDARDTNMGAWFEAQVVRVTRKVPSQDEPHSSASSGTPEDDIIYHVKYDDYPENGVVQMSPRDVRARARTILQWQEIEVGQVVMLNYNPDNPKERGFWYDAEILRKRETRTARELYANVRLGDDSLNDCRIIFVDEVFKIERPGEGSPVVENPMRRKSGPSCRHCRDDENKACRVCACHLCGGKQDPDKQLMCDECDMAFHTYCLRPPLSSIPKEDEWYCPECRNDASEVVLAGEKLKESKKKAKMASATSSSQRDWGKGMACVGRTKECTIVPSNHYGPIPGIPVGTMWRFRVQVSESGVHRPHVAGIHGRSNDGAYSLVLAGGYEDDVDHGNSFTYTGSGGRDLSGNKRTAEQSCDQKLTNTNRALALNCSAPINDRKGAEAKDWRSGKPVRVVRNVKGRKHSKYAPAEGNRYDGIYKVVRYWPEKGKSGFLVWRYLLRRDDAEPGPWTKEGKDRIKKLGLTMQYPEGYLEARARREKEKENSKREAKEEDEDEDEDEDEEGGFTSPKKGKGKRKCKSGGGKTGAGSPRGTPKKSKVEPYSLTAQQSSLIKEDENNTKLWSEILKSLKDGPFQKFLSKVEETFQCICCQELVFRPITTVCQHNVCKVRGAAAGRAGSC from the exons ATGTGGATCCAGGTTCGCACCATGGACGGCAAGGTGGCCCACACCGTGGACTCTCTGTCCAGGCTGACCAAGGTGGAGGAGCTGAGGAGGAAGATCCAGGGGCTGTTCCACGTGGAGCCAGGCCTGCAGAGGCTTTTCTACAGGGGCAAGCAG ATGGAGGACGGCCACACTCTCTTCGACTATGACGTCCGCCTGAACGACACCATCCAGCTCCTGGTCCGCCAAAGCCTGGTGCTCCCCCCCAGCAGCAGCAAGGAGAaggactctgaactgtcagatACCGATTCTGGCTGCTGCCTGGGCCAGAGCGAGTCGGACAAGTCCTCCAACAGCGGCGAGGCAGCCTCAGAGGCAGACGGGAAGGCGGGCTTAGCGGATGAAGACGCGTGGGACGAGACGGAGCTCGGTCTGTACAAG GTCAACGAGTATGTGGATGCTCGGGACACGAACATGGGGGCGTGGTTCGAGGCACAGGTTGTCAGGGTGACCAGGAAGGTACCTTCCCAAGACGAGCCCCACAGCTCTGCCTCCAGTGGGACGCCCGAAGATGACATCATTTACCACGTCAAATATGACGA CTACCCGGAGAATGGAGTGGTCCAGATGAGTCCCCGCGACGTGCGGGCCCGTGCCCGAACCATTCTGCAGTGGCAGGAGATAGAGGTCGGCCAGGTGGTCATGCTCAACTATAACCCCGACAACCCCAAGGAGCGTGGCTTCTGGTACGATGCGGAAATCCTGCGCAAGCGTGAGACGCGGACGGCACGGGAGCTGTATGCCAACGTCAGGCTCGG GGACGATTCTCTCAATGACTGTCGGATCATCTTCGTGGACGAGGTGTTCAAGATCGAGCGCCCGGGCGAGGGGAGCCCCGTGGTGGAAAACCCGATGAGaa GGAAGAGCGGGCCCTCGTGCAGGCACTGCAGAGACGACGAGAACAAGGCCTGCCGCGTGTGCGCCTGCCACCTGTGCGGGGGCAAGCAGGACCCGGACAAGCAGCTCATGTGCGACGAGTGCGACATGGCCTTCCACACCTACTGCCTGCGCCCGCCCCTCAGCAGCATCCCCAAGGAGGACGAGTG GTATTGCCCCGAGTGTCGGAACGACGCCAGCGAGGTGGTGCTGGCCGGGGAGAAGctgaaagagagcaagaagaaGGCGAAGATGGCATCCGCCACGTCCTCCTCCCAGCGGGACTGGGGCAAG GGCATGGCGTGCGTGGGCCGTACCAAGGAGTGCACCATCGTCCCGTCCAACCACTACGGACCCATCCCGGGGATCCCCGTGGGCACCATGTGGAGGTTCAGAGTCCAG GTCAGCGAGTCAGGGGTCCATCGACCTCACGTGGCGGGCATCCACGGCCGGAGCAACGACGGGGCTTACTCCCTGGTCCTGGCCGGCGGATACGAGGACGACGTG GACCACGGGAATTCTTTCACGTACACGGGCAGCGGTGGTCGAGATCTTTCTGGCAATAAGAGGACCGCGGAGCAGTCTTGTGATCAGAAGCTCACGAACACCAACAG ggCGCTGGCCCTGAACTGCAGCGCCCCCATCAACGACCGCAAAGGGGCCGAGGCCAAGGACTGGCGGTCGGGGAAGCCGGTGCGGGTCGTGCGGAACGTCAAGGGTCGGAAGCACAGCAAGTACGCCCCCGCCGAGGGCAACCGGTACGACGGCATCTACAAG GTCGTGAGGTACTGGCCGGAGAAGGGCAAGTCCGGCTTCCTGGTGTGGCGCTACCTGCTCCGGCGGGACGACGCGGAACCCGGTCCCTGGACGAAGGAGGGGAAGGACCGGATCAAGAAGCTGGGGCTGACCATGCAG TACCCGGAAGGCTACCTGGAGGCCCGGgccaggagggagaaggagaaggagaacagCAAGAGGGAGGCcaaggaggaggacgaggacgaggacgaggacgaggacgaggaggGGGGCTTCACCTCCCCCAAGAAGGGCAAGGGCAAGCGGAAGTGCAAGTCCGGAG GGGGCAAGACCGGCGCTGGGTCCCCGCGAGGGACACCTAAGAAAAGCAAGGTGGAGCCCTATAGCCTCACGGCCCAGCAGAGCAGCCTCATCAAGGAGGACGAGAACAACACTAAGCTGTGGAGCGAGATCCTGAAGTCGCTCAAAGACGGGCCg